The Acidimicrobiales bacterium DNA segment CGTGTCGCCATCGCCGAGGGCCTCGACCGTGGGTCGCTGGATGACGAGCATGGAGATACCTCTCGCGGGCGGGATGGCGGGCCTGGTGTGGGACTACTTGCTGTAGAGCTCGACGATGAGTGCTTCGCGCACCGGGACGTCGATGTGCTCGCGCAGCGGGAGTTCGCGGACGGTGACCTGGAACCCACCGTCGCCGGCGTCGAGCCACGGCGGCGGCGTGCGTGACAGCACGTCGATGTTCCAGGTGATGGTGATCATCTCGCGGGACTTGTCCGCCAGCTCGATGACGTCGCCCTTGCGGACGCGATAGCTGGGGATGTCGACCCGCTTGCCGTTGACCTTGACGTGGCCGTGATTCACGAACTGGCGGGCCTGGGGCCTGGTGGCCGCCCAGCCGGCCCGGTAGGTGACGTTGTCGAGTCGCAACTCGAGGTACCGGAGCATGTTCTCACCGGTGACGCCTTCCTTGCGGTTGGCTTCCTCGTAGAGGTTGCGGAACTGGCGCTCGGTGAGGCCGTAGGAGAAGCGGGCCTTCTGCTTCTCCTGCAGCTGCATGAGGTACTCGGAAGCGTTGCCCCGACGGCGGGTCCGGCCGTGGTCGCCCGGCGGGTAGGGGCGCTTCTCCATCGCCTTGTTCTCGCCCTGGGTTCCCCAGAGGTTGGTTCCCAACCGGCGGGAGACGCGAGCCTTGGGACCGGTGTAGCGCGACATGTCAGACCCTCCGACGCTTGGGGGGACGGCAACCGTTGTGGGGCACCGGGGTCACGTCCTTGATGCCGGTGACCTCGATGCCGGTGTTCTGGATGGACCGGATGGCGGTCTCGCGACCCGAGCCGGGGCCCTTGACCACGACGTCGACCTTGCGGACCCCGTGCTCCATGGCCCGGCGGGCGCACTGCTCGGCGGCCATCTGGGCGGCGTAGGGGGTGGACTTCTTCGAGCCCTTGAACCCCACGTTGCCGGCCGAGGCCCAGGCGAGGGTGTTCCCGTCCTGGTCGCTGATCGACACGATGGTGTTGTTGAACGAGCTCTTGATGTGGGCCACCCCGTAGGTGACGTTCTTGCGCTCGCGCTTGCGGGGGCGGCGACCCCCGGGCTTTGGCTTCGCCATCGTTCAGTGCTCCGTGGGGGTGTACAGCGAGGTGGTCGAGTTCACTTGCGAACCTTCTTCTTGCCCGCGATGGTCTTCTTCGGACCCTTGCGGGTACGGGCGTTGGTGTGGGTGCGCTGGCCCCGCACGGGCATGCCCTTGCGGTGGCGCAGACCCTGGTAGCAGCCGATCTCCATCTTGCGCTTGATGTCCTGGGAGACATCGCGCCGCAGATCGCCTTCGACCTTGAGGTTGGCCTCGATCCAGTTGCGGATCTTGGCGACCTCTTCGTCGGTGAGATCGCGCACGCGGGTGCTCTGGTCGATGCCGACCGCGTCGCAGATCTGGGCGGCGGTGGTGGGACCGACACCGAAGATGTAGGTCAGCGAGACGACGAGTCGCTTCTCGCGGGGGATGTCGACGCCGGAGATTCGTGCCATTGGCTCAGCCTTGCCTCTGCTTGTGGCGGGGATTGGTACAGATGACCTGGACGCGACCGTGCCGGCGGATCACCTTGCACTTCTCGCAGATCTTCTTGACGCTGGGTCGTACCTTCATCGGAGGGCTTTCTGTGTCCGGACGCCTGGGCGCCGGGGCGGGCCGCCGCGGGGGCGGGAGGTCACTTGTAGCGGTAGGTGATCCGACCGCGGGAGAGGTCGTAGGGGGTCAGCTCCACCTGGACGCGATCTCCGGGGAGGATGCGGATGTAGTGCATGCGCATCTTGCCGGAGATGTGGGCGAGCACGTTGTGGCCGTTCTCGAGCTCGACGCGAAACATGGCGTTGGGCAACGGCTCGATGACCGTTCCCTCGAGGACGATCGCGTCTTCCTTGGGCTTGGGCAGGACTGACCTCCAGGTCGTTCCAACTACTGGGTGCACCGGCTACGGTGCGAGGTGTGAGCGGCGCGAAACCACCGCGGCCGCATGGCCGAAGTGTTACGTTAGCGCGCCACGCTGGCCGGGCCAACTCGGCGGCGTGATCACGGCCGTGCTCCTCTGTATACGTTCTCCAGGCCCCATCTAGCGGAACGAGCTGGAGGTGAGGATCTCGGGCCCGTCGTCGCCGGTGGCGATGGTGTGCTCGGCGTGGGCGCAGAGGGCGCCGTCGGCGGTGACCACGGTCCACGCGTCCGCGAGCAGCATGGTCTCGGGCGTGGCCGCGTTGAGCATCGGCTCGACCGCGAACACGTTGCCGACCTCGATCTTGAGCCCCTTGCCGGGCGACCCGTAGTTGGGGACATCGGGTCGCTCGTGCATGGCCCGCCCGATGCCGTGCCCCACGTACTCGCGCACCACCGAGAACCCTGCCGACTCGATCACGCGCTGCACCGCGTGTCCGAGATCGCCCAGGCGACGCCCCGCGTGGAGCTCGGCGATGCCGGCCCGCAACGACGCCTCGGCGGTCTCGATGAGTCGCACGGCCTCCGGCGAGATCTCACCGACGCCGGCGGTGAAGGCGGCGTCGCCGTGCCAGCCGTCGACCACGGCGCCGCAGTCGATCGACACGATGTCGCCCTCGTCGAGCACCCTGGGGCCGGGGATCCCGTGGACGAGCACCTCGTTGGGCGACGCGCAGATCACCCCGGGGAACGGAGGGTGTCCGTACCCGAGGAAGTTCGACGTGGCTCCTCGCCGTTCGAGCACGTCGCGCCCGATGCGGTCGAGGGCGGCGGTGGTGATGCCTGGTCGCAGTGCGTCGCGGATGCGCTCGTGCATCTCGGCCACGACCCGGCCGGCGCGCCGCATGGCGGCAATGTCCGCAGGCGAGCGGCGGACAGCGCCGCCTCGGATCAGGACTGCTCCCGCACCGCGTCGATGGCCTCGACCAAGCGGGAGAAGACCTCATCCATGGTGCCGAATCCGTCGACGTGGACCAACAGCTCACGCTCCTCGTAGAAGGCGACGAGCGGCTGGGTCGCGCGCTCGTAGAGCTCGAGACGGCGGTCGATGGCCTCGTCGGTGTCGTCGTCGCGCCCACGGGCCTTCATGCGGGCCCTGACCTCGTCGAGCGGCACGTCGATGTTGACGACGGCGTCGAGGCCTTCGGGCGCGGTGAGCTCGGCCAGTGCCTCGGCTTGGGCCACGGTGCGGGGGAACCCGTCGAGCAGGAACCCGCTGGCGCGGGCGTCGTCCTTGGTGAGTCGCTCCTCGACGACGCCGACCATGACGTCGTCGGGGACCAGGTCGCCCCGGTCCATGATCTCCTTGGCCTTCCGGCCGAACTCGGTACCCTCGGCCACCGCCGCCCGCAGCATGTCGCCGGTGGAGATGTGAGGTGCCCCGTAGTGCTCGGCCAGACGGACCGCCTGGGTCCCCTTGCCGGCACCCTGGCGTCCCAACAGGACGAGTCGAACTCCGCTCACTTCAAGAACCCCTCGTAGTTGCGCATCATCAGCTGGCTGTCGATCTGCTTCATGGTCTCGAGCGAGACACCGACCGCGATCAGCAGCGAGATGCCACCGAAGGCGAACTGGGCCTGGTCGCCGGGCAGGATGTTGGCCAGCAGGATGTCGGGCACCAGGGCCACGATGGCGATGAAGATGGCACCGGGCAGCACGATCCGCGACAGGATCTTGCCGAGGTGACGCTCGGTCTGGGGGCCGGGCCGGATGCCGGGGATGAACCCGCCCTGCTTGCGCAACGTGTCGGCCTGCTTGGCCGGGTCGAAGGTGATCGAGGTGTAGAAGTAGGCGAAGCCGATGATCATCAGACCGAAGATGACCACATAGAAGATGTTGTCGGGCTGGATGAGGTTGTTCTCGACCCAGCGTTGGACCGAGGCGCCCCACCCCGACGAGGGCAGCACCTGCGCGCCCATGATCGGCAGGTACAGCACCGAGCTGGCGAAGATGACGGGGATGACACCCGACTGGTTCAGCTTGAGCGGGATGTAGGTGTTCTGGCCGCCGTACTGGCGCCGACCGACCACTCGCTTGGCGAACTGGACGGGGATGCGTCGCTGGCCCTGCTCGACGAACACGATCGCGGCCAGGATCAGGATGAGAATGGCGATGACCATCAACAGCATGGCGTTGCCGGCCTCGGCACGGATCTGCTCACCTTGGGCGGGGAAGCTGCTGACCACCGAGGCGAAGATGATCAGCGACATGCCGTTGCCGATGCCGCGCTGGCTGATCAGCTCGCCCATCCACATGATCAGCGCGGTGCCCGCGGTCATGGTGAAGACGATGAGCATGACCCGCGGGATGCTCCAGTTGGGCAACAGGTTGAGATTGTCGCCGGGGATGAACCCACCACCGCCGCTGGAGAAGATGAAGGTGAAGCTCGTGGACTGCAGGACCGCGATGCCGATGGTCAGATAGCGGGTCCACTGGGTGATCTTGCGTTGACCGATCGCCCCCTGCTGCTGCCACTGCTCGAGGCGGGGGATCACCACGGTGAGCACCTGCATGATGATCGACGCGGTGATGTAGGGCATGATCCCCAGCGCGAACACCGCGAAGTTGGTGAGCGCGCCACCGGAGAAGAGCCCGAGCAGCGCCAGCACGCCACCGCCGCTGCTGGCCTGGTCGCGCAGGATCTGGAGCTGGTCGAGGTCGATGCCGGGCACCGGGACGAACGCACCGAAGCGGTAGATGGCGATGATCGCGAGCGTGAAGAGGATCTTGTTGCGAAGGTCGGGGACCTTGAACATGTTCCTCATGGTGGAGAGCACGGGCGGTTCCTCGGCGTTGACTCGTCAGGCGGCGGATCGTTGTCGGTGACAGCGGGGACGTCAGCGGTTGGTGAGGGCGTTGCCCTTCGCTGGAGGCCGACCGTTGCCGAACGGCAACGGCAGCAGCTCCACCGTACCCCCTGCCGCGGTGATGGCTTCCTCGGCCGACTTGGACACGGCGTGGGCCTTGACCGTGACCGCACGGGTCAGCTCGCCGCGGCCGAGCACCTTGATGAGTGCCTTCTTGCCGGCCAGTCCCTTGGACCGCAGCGACTCGGGCGTGACCTCGTCGAGCCCCGAGTCCTCGATGGTGTCGAGGTTGACGGGGTGGTACTCGACCCGGAACGGGTTGTTGAACCCCTTGAGCTTGGGAAGCCGCATGTGCAGGGGGTTCTGCCCGCCCTCGAACCCGGCGGGCATCGTGCCGCGAGCCTTCTGGCCCTTGGTGCCGCGGCCGGCGGTCTTGCCGCCCTTGCCGGCGATGCCGCGCCCGACGCGCTTGCGGCGCTGGTTGGAGCCGTCGGCAGGCTTGAGATCGTGGATCTTCATGGTGTTACTCAGTCTCCTCGACGGTGACGAGGTGTGGCACGCGATCGAGCATGCCGCGGATCTCTGGGCGATCGGGCAAGGTGTTGGACTTGCCGATGCGGCCGAGGCCGAGGGCCCGCAGCGTCCCGCGCTGCTTGGGCTTGACCCCGATGGACGAACGGGTCTGGGTGACGACGAGCTCGGTCATCACGCCACCTCGTCGGGCTCGGGCGCCGGGCCGCGCTCGCT contains these protein-coding regions:
- the rplO gene encoding 50S ribosomal protein L15, coding for MKIHDLKPADGSNQRRKRVGRGIAGKGGKTAGRGTKGQKARGTMPAGFEGGQNPLHMRLPKLKGFNNPFRVEYHPVNLDTIEDSGLDEVTPESLRSKGLAGKKALIKVLGRGELTRAVTVKAHAVSKSAEEAITAAGGTVELLPLPFGNGRPPAKGNALTNR
- a CDS encoding adenylate kinase translates to MSGVRLVLLGRQGAGKGTQAVRLAEHYGAPHISTGDMLRAAVAEGTEFGRKAKEIMDRGDLVPDDVMVGVVEERLTKDDARASGFLLDGFPRTVAQAEALAELTAPEGLDAVVNIDVPLDEVRARMKARGRDDDTDEAIDRRLELYERATQPLVAFYEERELLVHVDGFGTMDEVFSRLVEAIDAVREQS
- the infA gene encoding translation initiation factor IF-1; protein product: MPKPKEDAIVLEGTVIEPLPNAMFRVELENGHNVLAHISGKMRMHYIRILPGDRVQVELTPYDLSRGRITYRYK
- the rpsD gene encoding 30S ribosomal protein S4; its protein translation is MSRYTGPKARVSRRLGTNLWGTQGENKAMEKRPYPPGDHGRTRRRGNASEYLMQLQEKQKARFSYGLTERQFRNLYEEANRKEGVTGENMLRYLELRLDNVTYRAGWAATRPQARQFVNHGHVKVNGKRVDIPSYRVRKGDVIELADKSREMITITWNIDVLSRTPPPWLDAGDGGFQVTVRELPLREHIDVPVREALIVELYSK
- the rpsK gene encoding 30S ribosomal protein S11, with translation MAKPKPGGRRPRKRERKNVTYGVAHIKSSFNNTIVSISDQDGNTLAWASAGNVGFKGSKKSTPYAAQMAAEQCARRAMEHGVRKVDVVVKGPGSGRETAIRSIQNTGIEVTGIKDVTPVPHNGCRPPKRRRV
- the secY gene encoding preprotein translocase subunit SecY, which codes for MFKVPDLRNKILFTLAIIAIYRFGAFVPVPGIDLDQLQILRDQASSGGGVLALLGLFSGGALTNFAVFALGIMPYITASIIMQVLTVVIPRLEQWQQQGAIGQRKITQWTRYLTIGIAVLQSTSFTFIFSSGGGGFIPGDNLNLLPNWSIPRVMLIVFTMTAGTALIMWMGELISQRGIGNGMSLIIFASVVSSFPAQGEQIRAEAGNAMLLMVIAILILILAAIVFVEQGQRRIPVQFAKRVVGRRQYGGQNTYIPLKLNQSGVIPVIFASSVLYLPIMGAQVLPSSGWGASVQRWVENNLIQPDNIFYVVIFGLMIIGFAYFYTSITFDPAKQADTLRKQGGFIPGIRPGPQTERHLGKILSRIVLPGAIFIAIVALVPDILLANILPGDQAQFAFGGISLLIAVGVSLETMKQIDSQLMMRNYEGFLK
- the rpmD gene encoding 50S ribosomal protein L30, which gives rise to MTELVVTQTRSSIGVKPKQRGTLRALGLGRIGKSNTLPDRPEIRGMLDRVPHLVTVEETE
- the map gene encoding type I methionyl aminopeptidase, producing the protein MIRGGAVRRSPADIAAMRRAGRVVAEMHERIRDALRPGITTAALDRIGRDVLERRGATSNFLGYGHPPFPGVICASPNEVLVHGIPGPRVLDEGDIVSIDCGAVVDGWHGDAAFTAGVGEISPEAVRLIETAEASLRAGIAELHAGRRLGDLGHAVQRVIESAGFSVVREYVGHGIGRAMHERPDVPNYGSPGKGLKIEVGNVFAVEPMLNAATPETMLLADAWTVVTADGALCAHAEHTIATGDDGPEILTSSSFR
- the rpmJ gene encoding 50S ribosomal protein L36, translated to MKVRPSVKKICEKCKVIRRHGRVQVICTNPRHKQRQG
- the rpsM gene encoding 30S ribosomal protein S13, which codes for MARISGVDIPREKRLVVSLTYIFGVGPTTAAQICDAVGIDQSTRVRDLTDEEVAKIRNWIEANLKVEGDLRRDVSQDIKRKMEIGCYQGLRHRKGMPVRGQRTHTNARTRKGPKKTIAGKKKVRK